The Aureispira anguillae genome contains a region encoding:
- a CDS encoding TlpA family protein disulfide reductase: MHKLLLFVLLFSSYSTIAQRNNVLLTGTINNDSIGEVLLEINKRYINNTVEEYSATLNATHNFGLACRIEIPQLVTLHYGNQQCQLFLEPNDSLYIEFDSQTFPHQISFGQRAKDNNILLQNYQKQFPKDPILFKYRQYRKGIHYYKIHEDLDKIMQQNSPTEFLARIETERQKKESMYQLFAKEPGRNLSPDFVTFLQTEFNYDKWLKLLTYGDVYKGRHRLDSTFLGFLDSVLVLNDRSLGNQNYRDFITAFVHYRCRHRPNTDPSIYIQLYNYSKHYLEGRTKYFTMAQFLALALRKENPKIVLPIYEDFIKENPYYELDRVVLDPFQKANQFAAGTPAPNFTLTNIEGKPVSLAQFKGKVVYLDFWASWCRPCMQKIEILQAFEPKFAGKEVVFLHISLDRSKSKWEETVHENEFKGQHLYFDPLSSQITTDYEILSVPKFFLITKEGNFAYTPTSFDSKDLELTLLKLLQN, encoded by the coding sequence CAGGTACCATCAACAACGACTCCATTGGAGAGGTCTTATTAGAAATCAACAAACGTTATATTAATAATACGGTAGAAGAATATAGCGCAACGCTTAATGCCACGCATAATTTTGGTTTAGCTTGTCGTATTGAAATTCCTCAATTGGTGACGCTGCATTATGGCAATCAACAATGTCAACTTTTTTTAGAACCCAATGATTCTTTGTACATAGAATTTGATAGCCAAACCTTTCCGCATCAAATAAGTTTTGGACAACGAGCTAAAGACAATAACATTTTGTTGCAAAATTATCAAAAACAATTCCCCAAAGATCCTATCCTATTCAAATATCGTCAATATCGAAAAGGAATTCATTATTACAAAATTCACGAAGACTTGGACAAGATCATGCAACAAAACAGTCCTACTGAATTTTTAGCGAGAATAGAAACAGAACGACAAAAAAAGGAATCCATGTATCAGCTTTTTGCGAAAGAACCTGGTCGAAACCTTAGCCCTGATTTTGTTACATTTTTACAAACGGAATTCAATTATGATAAGTGGCTAAAGTTGCTGACTTATGGAGATGTTTACAAAGGTCGTCACCGTTTAGATTCTACCTTTTTGGGTTTTCTAGATAGTGTTTTGGTCCTAAATGATCGATCATTGGGCAATCAAAATTATCGTGATTTTATTACTGCTTTTGTCCATTATCGCTGCCGCCACCGTCCCAATACCGATCCAAGTATTTACATTCAATTGTATAATTATAGTAAACATTACTTAGAGGGAAGAACCAAATATTTTACAATGGCTCAGTTTTTAGCATTGGCACTGCGCAAAGAAAACCCAAAAATAGTGTTACCAATCTACGAAGATTTTATCAAAGAAAATCCGTACTACGAGCTTGATCGGGTAGTCTTAGACCCTTTTCAGAAAGCCAATCAATTTGCAGCAGGAACACCTGCACCTAATTTCACCTTGACCAATATAGAGGGCAAGCCAGTTAGTTTAGCTCAATTTAAGGGAAAGGTCGTTTATCTAGATTTCTGGGCATCCTGGTGTCGTCCTTGTATGCAAAAAATAGAAATTTTGCAGGCATTTGAGCCTAAATTTGCAGGCAAAGAAGTGGTTTTTCTCCATATTTCATTGGATCGTTCCAAAAGCAAATGGGAAGAAACCGTGCATGAAAATGAATTTAAAGGGCAACACTTATATTTTGATCCCCTGTCTTCTCAAATTACAACAGATTATGAAATTTTATCCGTTCCCAAATTTTTCCTAATTACCAAAGAAGGAAACTTTGCCTATACCCCCACTTCTTTTGATTCCAAAGATTTAGAATTAACCTTATTAAAATTATTGCAGAACTAA
- a CDS encoding ferredoxin--NADP reductase: MADTNFYKLKVKGVQTDTDNAVVLSFDVPNNLKESFQYTHGQYVTLKFMFRGKQERRAYSLCSSPSMDKDLKIGVKRVFKGLVSNHINDNVTVGTEIEVMPPQGHFNTPLDANQTKDYFLLCSGSGVTPMLSILKSILEEEPKSQICLLYGNRNEDTIMFKEELDQLSKRYAGQLHVVHTLSRPKERKEGGIFGFFAKKVIDWEGLKGRIDAKTIKDIYNKYHRGNTAVECFMCGPQGMMRTAEDTFKGLGVEDKNIHIEWFVTEDNVTDGSKGNGIGAKAVVTMNGKKIELTLEPNESILDGLLRIDEDPPYSCMSGACSTCVCKIVSGEAEMERCLALSDDEVKNGYLLSCSAIPTTEEIEVNFDV, from the coding sequence ATGGCTGATACTAATTTTTATAAGCTAAAAGTAAAAGGTGTTCAAACCGATACCGACAATGCAGTCGTACTTAGCTTTGATGTTCCGAATAATCTAAAAGAAAGTTTTCAATATACACATGGTCAATATGTAACCTTAAAATTCATGTTCCGAGGCAAACAAGAGCGTAGAGCTTATTCCCTATGTTCTAGCCCTAGCATGGATAAAGATCTAAAAATTGGCGTTAAACGCGTTTTCAAAGGTTTGGTTTCTAACCATATCAATGACAACGTTACCGTAGGCACTGAAATTGAAGTAATGCCTCCACAGGGACACTTTAATACACCGTTGGATGCCAACCAAACCAAAGATTATTTTTTATTGTGCTCAGGATCGGGCGTTACTCCCATGCTTTCTATTCTCAAATCTATTTTAGAGGAAGAACCTAAAAGCCAAATTTGTTTGCTTTATGGGAATAGAAATGAGGACACCATCATGTTCAAAGAAGAATTGGATCAATTAAGCAAACGCTATGCTGGACAACTTCACGTTGTGCATACGCTTTCTAGACCCAAAGAACGTAAGGAAGGAGGCATTTTTGGCTTTTTTGCCAAAAAAGTCATTGACTGGGAAGGGCTAAAAGGTCGTATTGATGCCAAAACCATTAAGGATATTTATAACAAATATCATCGTGGCAATACAGCGGTTGAGTGTTTTATGTGTGGTCCTCAAGGAATGATGCGCACCGCAGAAGATACCTTCAAAGGATTGGGGGTTGAAGACAAAAACATACACATCGAATGGTTTGTAACAGAAGATAATGTAACCGATGGCTCTAAAGGAAATGGCATTGGTGCTAAAGCTGTGGTGACCATGAATGGCAAAAAGATTGAATTAACTTTGGAACCCAACGAATCAATTCTAGATGGCTTGCTCAGAATTGATGAAGATCCTCCTTATTCTTGTATGAGTGGAGCTTGTTCTACTTGTGTTTGCAAAATAGTTAGTGGGGAAGCTGAAATGGAGCGTTGCTTAGCATTGAGTGATGACGAAGTGAAAAATGGCTATTTATTGAGCTGTTCTGCCATCCCTACAACAGAGGAAATTGAGGTTAACTTTGATGTTTAG
- a CDS encoding MauE/DoxX family redox-associated membrane protein encodes MTIYTLFLYIGIVAIVLTATLGVGHSKLKEHPVTHPLQWLIQYFVGSLLIFSGLVKAVDPLGTAYKMKDYFTEFDIQGLPFMDVMHDYALAFSLVMLVLELVLGVSLILGLGQRKTTWTTLLMMLFFTFLTGFNYLTGYTSKSEQVGFLDFANWENFSDGNIRITDCGCFGDFLKLKPIETFIKDIIYTVLAIFLVLNTNKLKELLPRDKKLGPANVRTLVGWGLTIIASWFCLQNFYFNKPMVDFRPFAEGMDLRAAKEECAANTAVVETIYTYKNKETGKEQVVKATELSQFPYLWEEKDAAGENVWESQKDKTQRNMIKEGCTSQIQYFEFPEILDESKYNFLVVGGDLDKADKNAFRQIGEIAAQAEKEGYATRALYYYTHKQTVDEFRHDVNGAYEFHTADDKLLKTIVRANPGLVLMKDGKVVKKWHHKHIPTYAEIAGSYMK; translated from the coding sequence ATGACAATTTATACTTTATTTCTCTATATCGGGATTGTTGCAATTGTTTTGACGGCAACATTGGGTGTAGGGCATTCAAAACTTAAAGAGCATCCTGTTACGCATCCTTTGCAATGGTTAATTCAGTATTTTGTAGGGTCTTTGCTGATCTTTTCGGGTTTGGTTAAGGCGGTTGATCCATTGGGAACAGCCTACAAAATGAAAGATTATTTTACAGAGTTTGATATACAAGGTTTGCCTTTTATGGACGTTATGCATGACTATGCCTTGGCGTTTTCTTTGGTAATGTTAGTCTTAGAATTGGTCTTAGGGGTAAGTTTGATTTTGGGGTTAGGGCAACGTAAAACCACTTGGACGACCTTATTGATGATGCTCTTCTTTACCTTTTTGACAGGGTTTAATTATTTGACTGGCTACACCTCCAAATCAGAACAAGTTGGTTTTCTAGATTTTGCCAACTGGGAAAACTTTAGCGATGGCAATATTCGTATTACAGATTGTGGTTGCTTTGGTGATTTTCTGAAATTAAAGCCAATTGAAACATTTATCAAGGATATTATTTATACTGTTTTGGCAATTTTCTTAGTCTTAAACACCAATAAACTAAAAGAATTGTTGCCAAGAGATAAAAAATTAGGACCTGCCAATGTAAGGACATTGGTTGGCTGGGGGCTAACAATTATTGCATCTTGGTTCTGCTTGCAAAATTTCTATTTTAATAAGCCAATGGTTGATTTTAGACCCTTTGCAGAGGGAATGGATTTAAGAGCAGCTAAAGAAGAATGTGCAGCTAATACAGCAGTTGTAGAAACAATTTATACGTATAAAAATAAAGAAACAGGAAAAGAACAAGTGGTTAAGGCTACAGAGTTAAGCCAGTTTCCTTATTTATGGGAAGAAAAAGATGCTGCTGGCGAAAATGTATGGGAGAGCCAAAAAGATAAGACGCAGCGAAATATGATTAAGGAAGGTTGTACTTCTCAAATTCAGTATTTTGAATTTCCAGAAATCTTAGACGAAAGTAAGTATAACTTTTTGGTGGTAGGAGGCGATTTGGACAAAGCCGATAAAAATGCTTTTAGACAGATTGGAGAAATTGCTGCTCAAGCCGAAAAAGAAGGCTATGCTACTCGTGCATTGTATTATTATACCCACAAACAAACTGTGGATGAGTTTCGTCACGATGTGAATGGAGCCTATGAATTTCATACCGCAGACGATAAATTGTTAAAAACAATCGTTCGTGCCAATCCTGGTTTGGTCTTGATGAAGGATGGAAAAGTAGTTAAAAAATGGCATCACAAACATATTCCTACCTATGCAGAAATTGCAGGAAGTTATATGAAATAA
- a CDS encoding DUF1599 domain-containing protein, producing MSNYTFEQYLKETTTCRNLFLKKNKDYGTAWRILRPSSLTDQIFIKAKRIRSIEVNGLMKVDEGVKSEYIGLVNYCIMALIQLELDENTPLELSEEVVTGLYDKYHDATFELMKAKNHDYGEAWRDMRRSSLTDLILMKIFRVKQIEDNEGKTLVSEGLDANYQDIINYAVFALIKMAEEEENTNKN from the coding sequence GTGTCTAATTACACGTTTGAACAATATTTAAAGGAAACAACAACTTGTCGAAATCTCTTTCTTAAAAAGAACAAAGATTATGGAACCGCTTGGCGGATTTTGCGTCCTTCCTCGCTAACCGATCAAATCTTTATCAAAGCAAAACGCATTCGCAGTATAGAGGTTAATGGTTTGATGAAAGTAGATGAAGGCGTTAAGAGCGAATATATTGGATTGGTCAACTATTGTATTATGGCACTCATTCAGTTAGAATTGGACGAAAACACACCTTTGGAGTTGAGTGAGGAAGTGGTTACGGGCTTATATGATAAATACCATGATGCTACCTTTGAATTAATGAAGGCTAAAAATCACGATTATGGAGAGGCTTGGAGAGATATGCGTAGAAGCTCCCTGACGGATTTGATTTTGATGAAGATTTTTAGAGTCAAACAAATAGAAGATAATGAAGGGAAAACGCTCGTTTCGGAAGGCTTGGATGCCAATTATCAGGATATTATTAATTATGCTGTATTTGCACTGATCAAAATGGCGGAAGAGGAGGAGAATACAAATAAAAACTAA
- the xseB gene encoding exodeoxyribonuclease VII small subunit, with the protein MVTNNGNLDGNEKKVNLDTYESNLNALKSILKNIDNQMGSLDDLIQDIETANQLVQDCKNKLCNIENSINKIL; encoded by the coding sequence ATGGTTACTAATAACGGAAATCTTGATGGAAACGAAAAAAAGGTAAATTTAGATACTTATGAAAGTAACTTGAATGCGTTAAAAAGTATCTTAAAAAATATCGATAACCAAATGGGAAGTTTGGACGATTTGATTCAAGATATTGAGACGGCTAATCAGTTAGTACAGGATTGTAAGAACAAGCTTTGCAACATAGAAAATAGCATCAACAAGATTTTATAA
- a CDS encoding translation initiation factor, with the protein MAKKNKKRTFYSTNPDAEWYDEEDDAMEETLPVQQQKLRVMRDRKQRKGKEVTLVTGFVGDEDDLKTLGKTLKAKCGVGGSIKNNEIILQGNWVEKVVDLLKNMGYTQTKRVGG; encoded by the coding sequence ATGGCAAAAAAAAACAAAAAACGTACCTTCTACTCTACCAATCCCGATGCAGAGTGGTATGACGAGGAAGATGATGCGATGGAAGAAACCCTTCCTGTGCAACAACAAAAACTACGTGTTATGCGTGATCGCAAACAACGAAAAGGCAAGGAAGTTACACTAGTGACTGGTTTTGTAGGAGATGAGGATGATTTAAAAACCTTGGGAAAAACGCTTAAAGCCAAATGTGGGGTTGGCGGAAGCATAAAAAATAACGAAATCATACTGCAAGGAAACTGGGTTGAAAAAGTAGTTGACCTGCTCAAAAATATGGGCTACACCCAAACGAAACGAGTTGGGGGCTAA
- a CDS encoding caspase family protein: protein MPIKYYLLIAFFCFLLNKISAQEKPEIVVTSGHISNVYTINFSPNNRFVVTAGMDKTVRIWDRSLCQEFRVLYGHTGDIWKAEYTSDNQYIISIDGKGTLIAWKHATGEIVKRTKLDLYTREFTYIPNTTHVLVMKAGEIIELDVLSGKEVSKHGSIPDTEIRLTNDGKHLITRAAAKINALAIYNYKSKTIEGELMANHEEALMNIAISPNGKRVAGFSMANKMITIWDLETKKIITDFKFAEQNLLEMAFTPSNRDLLVMDRTGAIAVYGTKNGKFKRLMNGSTTSDVEQMKKGVYKIGTAFDMAISPDNTMVGVAGMINESKGLGLQPITFMGGTLFDFKHNKELGRLKGYFKMSTHLSVGANAKYLINSVYNKYPGIRVWNMKEGDLERYIPTSGVASASPDGRVFGTWVVGDKEKPVLTVFNAKTIQPIFETTAVDALSEIAFNKDGTRMLTQEVFVDLKDYTKNRYFFRVWDVTNKKQIGKEIEFKTTEMPGFKSLKMSPDGNHIIAQINSSEITCWEVETGQRIQTIPSQIGYEFLLDFVPNSTKLLISQTQPEYDMDARKMKAEMTWFEWDYVTGQKGAIFRTGKEGILFSADFSEDGQYLVTGQGGYFNEVEFNVVVWDWAAKKMRCEMPGHHGEIKFVWFGTKGKKIYSTAQDGFIKIWDLETCQEVGSLIAMEEMDYIILSPDNYYKSSKGNTDGIGFRYKNHLYTFDQFDVQFNRPDKVLRSLGVSKYAVKLYTKAWEKRLSKMGFTPENLTGELALPNIELTNKVELPVTTNEKKLKLNVKAWDERYKLDRISVYINDVPAPALKGISLKKQYTNDIDQELDINLSVGKNLVKISVFNEQGMESLRESFQVNYTPTTQKKPNLYIFTIGVSEFVNEERNLKFATKDATDLIDKFKTSNYFDQVHTEQLYNEMATKENVLKAAQFLAKAGIDDQVLIYISSHGLLDDNLDYYLAMHDVDFENPQVKGLPYDAINHILDGMACRNRLIMIDACHSGEVDKDEAVTRSSIAATNTNVSINHKSGTTLVRPKAGLKNSFTYMKTLFGDVSKGTGATVISAAGGYEFALESEDWNNGVFTYAILQGLTSGDADRNRDGLVYVSELKDYVTLQVVALTDGKQHPTTRSENTLNDFVLFKVKHQLGNGKVIGNK, encoded by the coding sequence ATGCCTATAAAATATTACCTATTGATTGCCTTTTTTTGCTTTTTACTAAACAAAATATCAGCACAGGAAAAACCAGAGATAGTAGTAACTAGCGGACATATTTCCAATGTTTATACCATTAATTTTAGCCCCAATAATCGTTTTGTGGTTACTGCTGGGATGGATAAAACCGTGCGAATATGGGATAGAAGTCTATGCCAAGAGTTCAGGGTGCTGTATGGGCATACGGGGGACATTTGGAAGGCAGAATATACGAGTGATAACCAATATATTATTAGTATAGATGGCAAAGGAACCTTGATTGCTTGGAAACATGCCACAGGGGAAATTGTAAAACGCACCAAACTAGATCTATATACTAGGGAGTTTACTTATATTCCCAATACAACCCATGTTCTAGTAATGAAGGCGGGAGAAATTATAGAGTTGGATGTTCTTTCGGGAAAAGAAGTTTCTAAGCATGGTAGCATCCCTGATACAGAAATTCGCCTGACCAATGATGGAAAACATTTGATTACTAGAGCAGCAGCAAAAATTAATGCATTAGCCATTTATAATTACAAAAGCAAGACGATAGAAGGGGAGTTGATGGCTAATCATGAAGAGGCGTTGATGAATATTGCAATTAGCCCAAATGGAAAGCGGGTTGCAGGTTTTAGCATGGCCAACAAAATGATTACGATTTGGGATTTAGAGACCAAAAAAATCATAACGGACTTTAAGTTTGCCGAGCAGAATCTACTAGAAATGGCTTTTACTCCTTCCAATAGAGATTTATTGGTGATGGATCGGACAGGCGCAATTGCTGTTTATGGTACAAAAAATGGCAAATTTAAACGCTTGATGAATGGTTCTACTACTTCGGACGTTGAGCAAATGAAAAAGGGAGTCTATAAAATAGGAACTGCTTTTGATATGGCAATCAGCCCAGATAATACCATGGTAGGAGTGGCAGGGATGATCAATGAATCGAAAGGACTAGGTTTGCAACCAATAACTTTTATGGGGGGCACTCTATTTGATTTTAAACACAACAAAGAATTAGGAAGATTGAAAGGCTATTTTAAAATGTCTACGCATCTTTCTGTGGGCGCTAATGCTAAATATCTGATCAACTCTGTGTATAACAAATATCCAGGAATTAGGGTTTGGAATATGAAAGAGGGAGATTTAGAACGGTATATTCCTACCTCTGGAGTGGCCAGTGCCAGCCCTGATGGTCGTGTTTTTGGAACTTGGGTCGTTGGAGATAAAGAAAAACCAGTTCTAACTGTTTTTAATGCCAAAACCATTCAACCTATCTTTGAAACCACGGCTGTTGATGCCTTATCAGAGATTGCATTTAATAAGGATGGAACGAGAATGCTGACACAAGAAGTTTTTGTTGATTTAAAGGACTATACTAAGAATAGGTATTTTTTTAGAGTATGGGATGTGACCAACAAAAAACAAATTGGCAAAGAAATAGAATTTAAGACAACTGAAATGCCAGGGTTCAAAAGTCTAAAAATGAGCCCTGATGGCAACCATATTATCGCACAGATCAACAGTTCTGAAATTACTTGTTGGGAGGTAGAGACGGGGCAGCGGATACAAACCATTCCTTCTCAAATTGGCTATGAATTTTTATTGGATTTTGTTCCTAATTCAACTAAACTATTAATAAGTCAGACTCAACCAGAATACGATATGGATGCTCGAAAAATGAAGGCTGAAATGACGTGGTTTGAGTGGGATTATGTCACGGGACAAAAAGGAGCGATTTTTCGAACAGGCAAAGAGGGAATTTTGTTTTCAGCAGATTTTAGCGAGGACGGTCAGTATTTAGTAACAGGGCAGGGGGGCTATTTTAATGAGGTAGAATTTAATGTTGTTGTATGGGATTGGGCAGCGAAAAAGATGCGTTGTGAAATGCCAGGGCATCATGGCGAAATCAAATTTGTGTGGTTTGGAACGAAGGGCAAGAAAATTTACTCTACGGCACAGGATGGATTTATCAAAATTTGGGACCTAGAAACTTGTCAAGAAGTGGGCTCTTTGATTGCTATGGAAGAAATGGATTATATTATTTTGTCGCCAGATAATTATTATAAATCGTCAAAGGGAAATACGGATGGCATTGGTTTTCGTTACAAAAATCATTTGTACACCTTTGATCAGTTTGATGTACAATTTAATCGCCCCGACAAAGTACTCAGGAGTTTGGGAGTGTCTAAGTATGCCGTTAAACTATATACCAAAGCTTGGGAAAAACGCTTGAGCAAAATGGGATTTACACCAGAAAACCTAACAGGAGAACTCGCTTTGCCCAATATAGAATTGACCAATAAAGTTGAATTACCCGTTACGACCAATGAAAAAAAACTAAAACTGAATGTTAAGGCTTGGGATGAGCGGTACAAACTAGATCGAATCTCTGTTTATATTAATGATGTTCCTGCTCCAGCATTAAAGGGCATTTCGCTAAAAAAGCAATATACCAATGATATTGATCAAGAGTTGGATATTAATCTAAGTGTGGGCAAAAATTTGGTCAAAATATCTGTTTTTAATGAACAGGGAATGGAAAGCTTGCGGGAAAGCTTTCAGGTAAACTACACCCCAACTACTCAAAAGAAGCCTAATTTATACATTTTTACAATTGGTGTATCAGAGTTTGTTAATGAAGAACGAAATCTAAAATTTGCCACCAAGGATGCTACCGACCTTATTGATAAATTTAAAACCTCTAACTATTTTGATCAAGTACACACGGAGCAACTGTACAACGAGATGGCTACTAAAGAAAATGTTTTAAAAGCTGCACAATTTTTGGCTAAGGCGGGCATTGATGACCAAGTGCTTATCTACATCTCTTCTCATGGTTTATTGGATGATAATTTAGATTATTATTTGGCCATGCACGATGTTGATTTTGAAAACCCTCAAGTAAAAGGTTTACCCTATGATGCGATTAATCATATATTGGATGGAATGGCTTGCCGAAATCGATTGATTATGATTGATGCTTGCCATTCGGGAGAAGTAGACAAGGATGAAGCCGTAACTCGTTCGTCCATTGCTGCAACCAATACGAATGTTAGCATCAATCACAAATCTGGGACTACTTTGGTGCGTCCTAAAGCAGGGCTGAAAAACTCATTTACCTATATGAAGACGTTGTTTGGTGATGTATCCAAAGGAACAGGGGCTACGGTTATTTCGGCAGCAGGTGGTTATGAATTTGCGTTAGAATCTGAGGATTGGAACAATGGCGTTTTCACCTATGCTATTTTGCAGGGCTTGACCTCTGGAGATGCAGACCGTAATAGGGATGGCTTGGTTTATGTCTCCGAATTAAAAGATTATGTTACCCTTCAGGTGGTTGCCTTGACCGATGGAAAACAGCATCCGACTACTCGTAGTGAGAATACCTTAAACGACTTTGTTTTGTTTAAAGTAAAACACCAATTAGGAAATGGGAAGGTCATAGGCAATAAATAA
- the rbfA gene encoding 30S ribosome-binding factor RbfA, producing the protein MEQTKKQRQVGTLIQHEFSTILQSEGAFLYGVDPLVTVTNVKMSSDLGIAYIYVSVYNVPYKQEVVKELWENLSYLRGQLGKRIRKQVRRIPMLKFFIDDTLDEVEHIDNLFSKIHSEKNTQNRSMKEAMEARKKLEELNNDEEE; encoded by the coding sequence TTGGAACAAACAAAAAAACAACGCCAAGTCGGCACCTTAATACAGCATGAATTCAGCACAATTTTACAATCAGAAGGTGCTTTTTTGTATGGAGTAGATCCATTGGTCACTGTAACGAATGTCAAAATGAGTTCAGACTTAGGAATTGCTTATATTTATGTTAGTGTTTATAATGTACCTTACAAGCAAGAAGTCGTTAAGGAACTTTGGGAAAACCTATCCTACCTGAGAGGGCAATTGGGAAAACGGATTCGCAAACAAGTACGTCGAATTCCTATGCTTAAGTTTTTTATTGATGATACGTTAGATGAAGTAGAACATATTGATAACCTTTTCTCTAAGATTCACTCTGAAAAAAACACGCAAAATCGTTCGATGAAGGAGGCTATGGAAGCTAGGAAAAAATTAGAAGAATTAAATAATGACGAAGAGGAGTAA
- a CDS encoding FtsX-like permease family protein encodes MNLPFKFARRYVFSKKSTNAINIISGIAVFGIAIGSMALIIIMSVFNGFESLLGGFIGNFKPDVKITTVEGKVFVPDSSLIHQIRLLDGVTAVSQTLEEIALLEYDGIQNIANLKGVDHNYTQVTAIDTCLKKNHQYQVYDSLSQVNYAVVGANLEYALNISVGQAFNRPITVYMPKRTGRMSTNPTKKPFKKRKVYPAAIYAIQQSEYDDYAITNLPFVQDITSYKSGEISALELKLNNTIDEAITLESIRQIMGDQFLVQNRYQQDEALYNITQLEKYVAYLIFAFTLVLVAFNMVGALWMLVLDKKKDISTLKAMGATNQLVRQIFIAEGFLLSFLGLSLGCFMAIVLCYLQQKYGLVQLSGGSGDFIIDAYPVEMRLGDFIVVILTVLGIGTSAAWIPAQRASKIGNVLRKG; translated from the coding sequence ATGAATCTACCTTTCAAGTTTGCCAGACGCTATGTTTTCTCCAAGAAATCAACCAATGCGATCAATATTATATCAGGGATTGCTGTTTTTGGGATAGCCATAGGAAGTATGGCATTGATTATAATCATGTCTGTATTTAATGGTTTTGAGAGCTTATTGGGTGGTTTTATTGGCAACTTTAAACCCGATGTAAAAATCACTACTGTCGAGGGAAAGGTCTTTGTTCCCGATAGTAGCTTGATCCATCAAATTCGTTTATTGGACGGGGTTACGGCTGTTTCTCAGACGCTAGAAGAAATTGCACTGCTAGAATATGATGGAATTCAAAACATTGCCAATTTAAAAGGAGTAGATCATAATTATACACAAGTAACAGCAATTGACACCTGCCTAAAAAAAAACCACCAATATCAAGTTTATGATTCGCTCAGTCAGGTTAACTATGCTGTTGTAGGCGCTAATTTAGAATATGCCCTCAATATCTCCGTAGGGCAAGCTTTCAATCGTCCTATTACTGTTTATATGCCCAAACGAACGGGTAGAATGTCAACAAACCCAACCAAAAAGCCGTTCAAAAAACGCAAGGTTTACCCTGCTGCAATCTACGCCATTCAACAATCGGAGTACGACGATTATGCCATTACAAATTTGCCCTTTGTTCAAGATATTACTTCTTATAAATCGGGTGAAATTTCAGCACTAGAACTCAAACTTAACAACACTATAGATGAAGCGATTACACTAGAATCGATCCGACAAATAATGGGCGATCAATTTCTTGTCCAAAATCGCTATCAGCAAGATGAAGCTTTATACAACATTACCCAATTAGAAAAATATGTTGCTTACCTTATTTTTGCCTTTACGCTTGTTTTAGTTGCTTTTAATATGGTTGGAGCTTTGTGGATGCTTGTTTTAGACAAGAAGAAAGATATTTCGACCCTAAAAGCAATGGGGGCAACCAATCAACTGGTGCGTCAAATTTTTATTGCAGAGGGCTTTTTACTCTCTTTTCTAGGTTTGTCTCTGGGCTGCTTTATGGCAATTGTACTTTGTTATTTACAACAAAAATATGGCTTGGTTCAACTGAGTGGTGGATCTGGTGATTTTATTATAGATGCCTACCCTGTTGAAATGCGATTGGGGGATTTTATTGTTGTTATTCTTACCGTTTTGGGAATTGGAACGAGTGCCGCTTGGATTCCAGCTCAAAGAGCTAGTAAAATAGGGAACGTATTAAGGAAGGGATAA